The genomic interval TCACCGGTGACCACCTACGTTATCCTGGCAATCGTCATTCTGGTGAATGGGGTCCTGCTCTTGAGATTTTTTAAAGAGCGCACTGATCCCCAACGAGTTCGCCCTTGACGGTGGCCGACGTTGATGACTACATCACGGGCCATAAGAGTCCACATTAAGCCTTCCCCCATCCAGGTGCATTCCTAATTATTGTAATAGCTGAAGGTTGAACCCTTCACATACCTGGTATCTTCAGCAACTCTTAATATCCCATAACCAATTGACTGTATGTAATATTTCCACGCACGCACCTTGGCACTATGTTTGCTTAACTTGAATCAACCGCTACATGGCGGACGGAATCCGTGACAAGTTCTGGCCATTCACCTGCTTAATTAATTTAGGAGCAATTCATATGCGGGCAAACATGAATTTGATCGACTTCTTTTATCATCTCTTCACAAGATCGACAGCAGGACTGATCCTCCTGGGTGTGATCGCACTGCCATTATCCGGCTGTGGCGAACAGGAAGGAGGAGGTCCGATCATTTCTTCGCTCTCCACTCCGGCTGATGATCCAGCGTCGACGGAGGAAGCGAACGAATCAAGCCTTGATTCGAGTACGTCGGACTTGTCCGAAGGTGATGATCAGGCATTGGGCTCACCCGAACATGACGCGGAAGATTCAGAAGTTTTCGCGAACCTCGCAGACTCTAATGAAGCGGACGACCCGGCAATCTCACTGACCTCCACCCCAGATGGGGTCACGGCCAGATTGACCTGGGATGCATCTACCGATCCAAATGTATCTGGTTATCATGTCTACTACGGGAAGCAGTCATCTGGAGAGTACGGGTCATGCTCTTACGAAGAAGGTCAAACGGTCGAAGTTCCACCGGCTGAAATCAGCGGACTCGAGCCAAACACCCCCTATTTTTTTGCAATTAGTGCTTACGGCGGCGATGGTGGTGAAGCAGAAAGCCCCTGCTCGAACGAAGTACTTCTGGTCACACCACCAGCACAAACCTGATAGAACCTGCCCATCGGTGCTTCTACGCTTCCGCCCTCTGATGGTTGTCGGAGGGCGGATCAGTTCATTGACCTTCCTCGGTCGATTTGCTAGCTTCACATGCTATTTCTTTCTCAATTGTCCATATGATATAGGCAATCGATTTACGACGGCGTTCGATTTCTATCCCGAAAGGATCTTCGATGACAGGTCAAGTCACTCCCTCTGAACTACTTATCACTTTACGTAATAAAGCAACTCAACTCAGAATCGACAGCGTGCGGGCCACGAGCGAAGCAGGAAGCGGTCATCCATCGAGCTGTGCTTCGGCCGCCGATATTGTGGCCGCCCTGTTCTTCTCCGTCATGCGGTACGATCCACAGAATCCGAAAGCGCTGAACAATGACCGCTTCGTTCTCTCAAAGGGACATGCCGCCCCATTGTTGTACGCAGCGTGGGCAGAAGCTGGACTCTTCCCATCAACCGATCTCCTAAAATTACGTACCCTCGCATCTGATCTGGAAGGTCATCCCACTCCACGATTGCCATTTGTCGATATGGCCACCGGTTCACTGGGGCAAGGACTTCCCGTCGGTGTCGGCATCGCGTTGAACGCAAAATTCGTCGATCACCTCGATTACCGAACCTACGTCCTCCTGGGAGACGGAGAATCGGTCGAAGGATCGGTCTGGGAAGCCGTCGAAATTGCACGCCAGTATGAGCTGGATAATCTGTGTGCCATTCTCGATGTGAATCGACTCGGCCAGAGTGACCCTACGATGCTGCAACACGACATGGAAGCCTACCGTTCCCGCTGGAGTGGGTTTGGCTGGCACGCGATCGTCATTGATGGGCATGACTTCGATGCCATACTCAGAGCGTTCAACGAAGCGGCTCAGACCAAAGGAAAACCCACCGTGCTGCTGGCCCAGACCTATAAAGGGAAAGGCATTTCGTTCATTGAAAACAAACCCGACTGGCATGGCAAGCCTCTCAAGAAAGGAGAAGAGACGCAGAAGGCGCTCGACGAACTCACCAAGCAATTAAGTCCGAACGGCTCGGTGTCTCACATCAGAAAACCGTCGCCCGGCTCCATCCCTTCTCGGTCTATCGGCACCATGCCTCCCGCCCCATACAAGATCGGTGAATCGGTCGCCACCCGAGAAGCATTTGGAATCGCACTCGAGGCGCTAGGCTCCGTGAACCCGCTTGTCGTCGCCCTTGATGCCGATGTGAAGAACTCCACGTACAGTGACAAATTCGGCAAGAAGTTTTCGAATCGATTTTTCGAAAACTTTATCGCAGAACAAAACATGGTGGGCGCAGCCGCTGGTCTGGCGGCATGCGGGAAGATCCCCTTCGCAGCCACGTTTGCTTGTTTTCTGAGCCGTGCCTACGATTTCATCCGTATGGCTGCGATCAGCGGGTCAAATATCAAGCTGGTTGGAACTCATGTTGGCGTCAGCATCGGCGAAGATGGACCTTCTCAAATGGGATTAGAGGACATCGCCATGATGGCAGCTCAACCCAATATCACAGTGCTCTATCCATCAGACGGAAATTCAACTTATCACTTGGTCGGAGCTGCTGCTCACTACAAAGGGATGGTCTATCTGCGTGCCGGAAGGCCCAAAAGCCCTATTCTCTATGGCCCGGAAGAACAATTTCATATCGGCGGCAGTAAGATCCTTCGGCAAAGCTCATCGGATGTCCTCACGATCGTCGCCGCGGGTGTGACTCTACATGAAGCCCTGAAAGCCTATGATCAACTGAAGGAAGTCGGCATCTCGATTCGTGTAATCGATCTGTATAGTATCGCTCCTATCGACAGGAATACGCTATTGGACAGTGGGCGATCCACGCAGGGCCGAATCCTTACCGTGGAGGACCACTACGCCCACGGAGGACTCGGTGATGCCGTCTTGAGTGCCGTTGCAACCGATGGCTTCAAGGTCCATAAACTGGCTGTTCGTGAAATCCCCCACAGCGGGAAACCTGAAGAATTGGTGGATCATTATGGTATCGGAGTACGGTCCATTGTTGAGGCAGCTAAGCAATTTATTAAATAACCTGGTCCTATATGAGGCTTGAGCTTGATCGAAGATTCTAGGTCAAGGCTTCCGTGAGAAAAATACCGCCGGCCCATCTCCCATGAACTCACTGGATTCGTCCCTTACCACCACAAGATCTTGTTCCACGACAAGATCATTCGGTGTACTCACGAATTGCTAGGAGCAAAAGGGATTGAGGCTATACCTATTCGGCAGTAGGTTCATGCTAACGAGAGTAGCCAATGTGGAGACAGAGTTCCTGTGCCACCTTTTCATTTTTCCATAAAATTGGGTGTGGTATAGTTGTTAAAATTTAGACACTCTGTCGAGTATGCGAAGAGGGAACACGTTCATTACAACTAAATGGGAGGTACGAATGCGTAGAACCGTAAGTGCTTCAGTATTGATGATGGGTTGCGTCCTCATGCTTTCCGGAGGGGTTTCCTTCGCTGATGAGCCCCCATTGGCCCCGGTTCCACCTGAGTATGCTGACAAAAAAATGCCGGCCGGTGGATGGACCGATCCCAAGGCCATCGAGGAGGGCGGCAAGATTTACAGAGGCGAGTTCAAGACCGATGTCAACTGCAGCAGCTGCCACGGAGACGATGGCAAGCCTAAGAAAAAGGGTGCACGCGATCTTCGTGATCCCAAAATCGTCTGCCGGTTCTCAGATGCGTACTGGTTCTGGCGTATTTCAGAGGGAATTCCAAAAACCAAGATGAAGGGCAATAAGGGTCTTCTATCCGAAGAGCAGATCTGGCAGGTGATGGCATATGAAAACCAGTTCTCGCACGACGGGAAGCCAGCCGACCGATCCTGCTACAAGCCCTGAGGAGTGAGAGTTGTTGGGCTGAACAGGTTTTCATCAGCCCTGTACACGCAAAGGGGGAGCGGGCGCCATGCCCGCTCCCCCTTTGCCATTGGCTGAGAGTGCTTCTACTCCATCAGTCTTGGTTTGGAGCGACAAACACCAATACCTTGAGTCGCCCGCTTGTATGGTTTTTCACCCCATGTTCTTCTCCAGCTGAAGCCATCGTGCCTTGACCCGCAACAAGGATTCGCTGTTCGGCACCGACGTGAAAGGTTCCTTGCCCCTCCAACACTATATACACCTTATCTTGATCACGATGGACATGCCCTTTTTGATCTTGTCCCGGCTCGAAGCAATAAATATCACAGAAGAATCGTTCTGTTTGAAAGATATTATTCTTCTTCATCTTCTCGCTGCTGAACTGTTCCAAGTCTGTTAGCGTGACCACGTTCATCACGAATACTCCTCTAGTTTAGCAATCACGGCAAATGAGCCAGTAGCCTCCGATATGAGCGTTTCACTTCATCGAGAGCGCTGTTCATCCTTTCCCGTACCTCATTCCACTTGGCATCCGTTGTGTATTTTAGTTCGTCCAGCTTTTCTCTCACTCCGTCCTTTTTCTTCTCCAACTCGTGGAGCGACTGCTGAAGGTCTGCCCGAGTAGAATCAGAAGCTTTCTCGACCTTTTCCCGCAACTCCACAATCTGCTGCTGCATGACTGCCAGTTCTTCTTGCGCCTTCCGTTGAAAGGTCTCCTTTTGCTGAACGGTATACTGCCTGGTCGCCTCGATCGTTTCTTGAGCTTCCTTCACCACCTTTTCAGCACTCACGGCGGATTCAGCGGCCATACCGGACATTGGGCCCAACCACACACCCATCACCCCTGCTGCACCTGCGATCAACTGACTTCGATTCATATTTTCCTCACAAAGCCGCTGAAGTATAGTCTGCCACATTCCTAAAGTCACGACCGCTAAACTTTCTCCCCATATCAACCGAAAAGGGTAGTCGGAACCGAACTCCCCGCATTCGAGAGGCTCGTTGCTATGGCATCGGAAATAGGATCTGCAACTTCCCCGGTTGAACGGCTTGAACAGTCGTTGGTTCAGAAAATCGAGACCGGAGATATTGAACTCCCCCTCCTTCCGCAAGCAGCCAGTCAAGTGATGGCGTTGGCGTCAGATCCAGCCGCCGATGCCGCCAAGCTCTCAGCCTTGATTCATCAAGACCAAGCCCTCGCTGCACATGTGTTGCGGATTGCTAACTCTCCAGCCTATATGCCTCGTAGCCCCGTCGTCTCTCTTCAGCATGCGGTAGCCATGTTGGGTATGACCTTGTTGTCAGAGATAGCCTTTACTGCTTCTCTCAAATCTGGTGCGTTTAAAGTTCCAGGGCATGAGGATGAAGTAAGGCGACTCTGGCGTCATTCTCTAGCGAGTGGAGCGTTCGCGAAGGAAGTGGCCAGACTCAGACGTGTCAACGTCGAAAGTGCCTACCTCTGCGGTCTGTTGCACGAAATCGGGAAGCCGGTCGTCTTGCAGACAGCAACTACACTCGCCCAGACCCACGGTCTCTCTATTGAAACATTGGTCTTGCAGGGATGGATCGACGGCTATCATTCCCGTGTCGGTACTCTCATTGCAGAAAAATGGGCTTTGCCCAAACAAGTCGCAACGGCTATCCAATACTATGACAATTACGATCATGCCGATTCCTTTCGACAGGAATGTCTGCTCACATGCACCTCCGACCGACTAGCAAGTCATGTACTCACACCCGAGGAGATGCCTGATGAGACGCTTCGTGCCGAACCGGTCTTTGCTGAATTGAACCTGTATCCTAACGACATTGATCAGCTACTGGCCATGAAAGACCATGTCCTGGCGATCGTGAATGCGCTCAATTTATGAGTACATCCGTTACATACGATATTATCGTCATCGGAGCCGGTCCCGCCGGCCAAAAAGCGGCAGTCCAAGGGGCCAAGGCCGGCAAACATGTTGCCTTAATTGAACGAGAACGAGGCATCGGCGGAAGTTGCGTGTATCGCGGAACGATTCCTAGCAAGACATTACGGGAAAGTGCGCTCCATCTTGATCAACTCAAGCGGGCTGGCGAAGCCCTCCAATTTACCCTCAAACCCGACACTCAGATTGCAACACTCTTGAGTCGGCTCGAAAATGTAGTTCGAGCGCATGACTCCTTCATGAGTCAACAGCTCCGACGGAACGGCATTTCCTTGCTTCATGGACGAGCCCACTTTCTGAGCGAGCACATCATCGAGATGCAAACTGTCGACGGGGCACGGCAACAACTCACGGCCGACACCATCATCATCGCTACCGGATCACGCCCCAGAGCTCCCAAAGAGATTCCAATCGACCATGAACACATTCTGGACAGCGATTCCCTCCTTTCCATGATGTACCTCCCACAGTCTCTGGCAGTCCTTGGTGGTGGAGTGATCGCGTGTGAATATGGGTCGATTTTTTCCCTCCTTGGTGTGGAAGTCACCCTGATCGACCGTGCTCAGTACCCCTTGCAATTCATGGATCGCGAACTTGTCA from Nitrospira sp. carries:
- a CDS encoding fibronectin type III domain-containing protein, which gives rise to MRANMNLIDFFYHLFTRSTAGLILLGVIALPLSGCGEQEGGGPIISSLSTPADDPASTEEANESSLDSSTSDLSEGDDQALGSPEHDAEDSEVFANLADSNEADDPAISLTSTPDGVTARLTWDASTDPNVSGYHVYYGKQSSGEYGSCSYEEGQTVEVPPAEISGLEPNTPYFFAISAYGGDGGEAESPCSNEVLLVTPPAQT
- a CDS encoding transketolase, producing MTGQVTPSELLITLRNKATQLRIDSVRATSEAGSGHPSSCASAADIVAALFFSVMRYDPQNPKALNNDRFVLSKGHAAPLLYAAWAEAGLFPSTDLLKLRTLASDLEGHPTPRLPFVDMATGSLGQGLPVGVGIALNAKFVDHLDYRTYVLLGDGESVEGSVWEAVEIARQYELDNLCAILDVNRLGQSDPTMLQHDMEAYRSRWSGFGWHAIVIDGHDFDAILRAFNEAAQTKGKPTVLLAQTYKGKGISFIENKPDWHGKPLKKGEETQKALDELTKQLSPNGSVSHIRKPSPGSIPSRSIGTMPPAPYKIGESVATREAFGIALEALGSVNPLVVALDADVKNSTYSDKFGKKFSNRFFENFIAEQNMVGAAAGLAACGKIPFAATFACFLSRAYDFIRMAAISGSNIKLVGTHVGVSIGEDGPSQMGLEDIAMMAAQPNITVLYPSDGNSTYHLVGAAAHYKGMVYLRAGRPKSPILYGPEEQFHIGGSKILRQSSSDVLTIVAAGVTLHEALKAYDQLKEVGISIRVIDLYSIAPIDRNTLLDSGRSTQGRILTVEDHYAHGGLGDAVLSAVATDGFKVHKLAVREIPHSGKPEELVDHYGIGVRSIVEAAKQFIK
- a CDS encoding cytochrome c, with product MRRTVSASVLMMGCVLMLSGGVSFADEPPLAPVPPEYADKKMPAGGWTDPKAIEEGGKIYRGEFKTDVNCSSCHGDDGKPKKKGARDLRDPKIVCRFSDAYWFWRISEGIPKTKMKGNKGLLSEEQIWQVMAYENQFSHDGKPADRSCYKP
- a CDS encoding cupin domain-containing protein translates to MNVVTLTDLEQFSSEKMKKNNIFQTERFFCDIYCFEPGQDQKGHVHRDQDKVYIVLEGQGTFHVGAEQRILVAGQGTMASAGEEHGVKNHTSGRLKVLVFVAPNQD
- a CDS encoding HDOD domain-containing protein, with the translated sequence MASEIGSATSPVERLEQSLVQKIETGDIELPLLPQAASQVMALASDPAADAAKLSALIHQDQALAAHVLRIANSPAYMPRSPVVSLQHAVAMLGMTLLSEIAFTASLKSGAFKVPGHEDEVRRLWRHSLASGAFAKEVARLRRVNVESAYLCGLLHEIGKPVVLQTATTLAQTHGLSIETLVLQGWIDGYHSRVGTLIAEKWALPKQVATAIQYYDNYDHADSFRQECLLTCTSDRLASHVLTPEEMPDETLRAEPVFAELNLYPNDIDQLLAMKDHVLAIVNALNL